The DNA window GATCGCCTGGACGATGCCGCACTTCGCGCGCTGCTGGCCGATGCCGCGGAGGAGGGAGCCAAGCGCGCGCTGGAGCGTGTGGGCCTGCACGACCAGGACGCGGCCAAGGACGTGCTGGAGCTGCGCGGCGTGCTCGGCGCCTGGCGGTCGCTGAAGTCCGAGGCCGGCAGGACCATCGTGGCGACCACCACCAAGTGGCTGTTCGTCGTGATCCTGGCCGGCATCGCCTACAAGACCGGCTACCTGACCGGCGAGGGGCCGCGGTGAGGCCGCCGCTCGCCGACGCCGTGACGCTGGCCCGGCCGCTGGTGGCCGGGTTCGAGGGCGGCCGGCTCGCCGCCTACCGCTGCCCGGCCGGCGTGTGGACCGTCGGCTACGGGGCCACCGGGCCGGACATCCACGAGGGCACGGTGTGGACGCAGGCGCAGGCCGATGCCCGCCTGGACGCCGACCTGCAACGGTT is part of the Azospirillaceae bacterium genome and encodes:
- a CDS encoding DUF6127 family protein, whose amino-acid sequence is MPDRLDDAALRALLADAAEEGAKRALERVGLHDQDAAKDVLELRGVLGAWRSLKSEAGRTIVATTTKWLFVVILAGIAYKTGYLTGEGPR